From one Pedobacter faecalis genomic stretch:
- the rpsS gene encoding 30S ribosomal protein S19 → MARSIKKGPYIDHNVEKKVVSMNDSGKKSVIKTWSRRSMISPDFVGHTFAVHNGNKFIPVYVTENMVGHKLGEFAPTRTFRGHSEKKK, encoded by the coding sequence ATGGCTCGTTCAATTAAAAAAGGACCTTATATTGACCATAACGTAGAGAAAAAAGTTGTCTCTATGAATGATTCAGGAAAGAAGTCCGTCATTAAAACATGGTCACGCAGATCAATGATCTCTCCAGATTTTGTAGGTCATACATTTGCAGTACATAACGGTAATAAGTTTATACCGGTATACGTAACAGAAAACATGGTTGGTCACAAGCTGGGAGAGTTTGCTCCAACCAGAACATTTAGAGGTCACTCTGAAAAGAAAAAATAA
- a CDS encoding sulfite exporter TauE/SafE family protein, producing the protein MSVLLFTIIVLTGAFLAGLVGSLTGLGGGVVIIPLLTLALNVDIKYAIGASIISVIATSSGSAAAYVKEGITNIRIGMFLEVATTVSAILGAVITIFIDPGYIAIVFGLILLFSSVMMVKKKIDRSDNVASGKAAAFFRLNGSYPTESGQKAYAVHNVAGGFVMMFLAGIISGLLGIGSGALKVIAMDNIMRIPFKVSTTTSNFMMGVTAAASAIVYLHRGQIDPGIAMPVTVGVLLGATVGSRVLVRTKTDKLKVVFAVVVTVLALQMIYKGITGLI; encoded by the coding sequence ATGTCGGTATTACTATTCACAATTATTGTGTTAACCGGAGCATTTTTGGCGGGTCTGGTTGGTTCTCTTACTGGTCTGGGCGGCGGTGTGGTTATAATTCCATTGCTGACTTTGGCGCTGAACGTAGATATTAAATATGCTATCGGTGCATCCATCATCTCTGTGATCGCAACCTCTTCGGGCTCGGCCGCAGCTTATGTAAAGGAAGGTATCACGAACATACGCATCGGGATGTTCCTGGAAGTGGCTACCACGGTCAGCGCCATTCTCGGGGCTGTAATAACAATATTTATTGATCCGGGCTATATTGCGATTGTATTTGGTTTAATTCTTTTATTTTCCTCTGTCATGATGGTTAAGAAAAAAATTGATCGTTCAGACAATGTAGCCTCTGGTAAGGCGGCGGCTTTCTTTAGGTTGAACGGTTCTTATCCGACAGAAAGTGGACAGAAGGCATATGCCGTTCATAACGTGGCGGGCGGTTTTGTAATGATGTTTTTGGCAGGCATTATTTCAGGTTTACTTGGCATAGGTTCTGGCGCGTTAAAAGTGATCGCTATGGATAACATCATGAGGATACCTTTCAAGGTATCAACTACTACAAGTAATTTTATGATGGGGGTTACTGCGGCGGCGAGCGCCATTGTCTATCTGCACAGGGGACAAATAGATCCAGGAATTGCGATGCCGGTTACAGTAGGTGTTCTTTTGGGCGCCACAGTGGGATCGAGGGTTTTAGTGCGCACAAAAACGGATAAGCTTAAGGTCGTGTTTGCTGTCGTAGTTACTGTCCTGGCACTGCAGATGATCTACAAGGGAATAACGGGATTGATATGA
- the rpmC gene encoding 50S ribosomal protein L29, protein MKNSEITGLSKEELVARIAEEKENLVKLKFAHTISAIENPSRIKLVRKNIARLNTEVTRRKAESATETK, encoded by the coding sequence ATGAAAAACTCAGAAATCACAGGGCTTTCAAAGGAAGAACTAGTAGCAAGGATTGCAGAAGAAAAGGAAAACTTGGTTAAGTTGAAATTTGCTCACACAATTTCGGCTATTGAGAATCCTTCCAGAATTAAGTTGGTAAGGAAAAACATAGCCCGATTAAACACTGAAGTGACCAGGCGGAAGGCCGAGTCTGCTACTGAAACTAAATAA
- the rplD gene encoding 50S ribosomal protein L4 yields MEVKVLNISGKETGAKVQLPESVFGITPVDHAIYLDVKQYLANQRQGTHKSKQRNEIAGSTRKLYKQKGTGGARAGSIKSPLFNGGGRVFGPQPRDYSFKLNKKLKALARKSALSYKAQDANIVVLESFNFDSVKTKNYVNLVSALNLSTEKTLLVLPSQNNNIYLSSRNIQKAKVVTADQLNTYDVLNCGKLLLTTDSLKTLEEAFAK; encoded by the coding sequence ATGGAAGTAAAAGTATTAAACATCTCAGGAAAAGAGACAGGTGCCAAGGTGCAACTTCCTGAGTCGGTCTTCGGAATTACGCCGGTAGATCATGCAATCTATTTGGATGTGAAACAATATCTGGCCAATCAGCGTCAGGGTACACACAAATCGAAGCAACGTAACGAAATAGCAGGTTCAACCCGTAAGTTATACAAGCAAAAAGGAACTGGTGGTGCTCGCGCCGGCAGTATTAAATCTCCATTGTTCAACGGAGGTGGTCGTGTATTCGGTCCTCAGCCGCGCGATTATAGTTTCAAACTGAATAAGAAGTTGAAAGCGCTTGCTCGTAAATCGGCTTTGTCATACAAGGCTCAGGATGCGAACATCGTTGTTTTGGAGTCATTTAATTTTGATTCAGTTAAAACGAAGAACTATGTAAATCTGGTAAGCGCTTTAAATTTAAGCACAGAAAAGACACTGCTTGTTTTGCCGTCCCAGAATAACAATATCTATTTATCAAGCAGAAACATACAGAAAGCTAAGGTAGTTACCGCTGATCAGTTGAATACTTATGATGTATTAAACTGTGGTAAACTTTTGCTTACTACTGACTCTCTTAAAACTTTGGAGGAAGCATTCGCTAAGTAA
- the fusA gene encoding elongation factor G — translation MARDLKFTRNIGIAAHIDAGKTTTTERILYYAGVNHKIGEVHEGASTMDWMVQEAERGITITSAATTVFWPYRGNKYQVNVIDTPGHVDFTVEVNRSLRVLDGLVFLFSAVDGVEPQSETNWRLANNYAVPRIGFVNKMDRSGADFLKVVKQVREMLGSHAVPLQLPIGAEDAFKGVVDLINNRGIVWNEHDKGMTFTEVPIPEDMLDEVSEWREKLLEAVAEYDESLMEKFFDDPNSITEREILDALRQATLDAKIVPMVCGSSFKNKGVQTMLDLVMELLPSPLDVEGITGTNPNTGEEIVRQPKIEEPFSALAFKIATDPFVGRLCFIRVYSGNLEAGSYVYNARSENKERISRIFQMHANKQNPIPNVGAGDIAAVVGFKDIKTGDTLCDEKNPIILESMVFPEPVIGLAIEPKTQADVDKLGIALGKLAEEDPTFRVETDQETGQTVISGMGELHLDILIDRLKREFKVEVNQGAPQVAYKEAITGSTQHRETYKKQTGGRGKFADIQVIISPIDEDFEKGGLQFVNEIVGGAIPREFIPSVEKGFAAAMVNGVLAGYPLPDMKVRLIDGSFHAVDSDALSFEIAARSAFREALPKCKPVLMEPIMKIEVLTPEENMGDVMGDLNRRRGQLQGMDTRNGSQVIKALVPLSEMFGYVTQLRTITSGRATSTMEFDHYEPAPKNVQDEVIAKSKGKIKSID, via the coding sequence ATGGCAAGAGATTTAAAATTTACAAGAAATATAGGGATCGCCGCTCACATTGATGCCGGTAAAACGACGACAACTGAGCGTATCCTTTATTATGCCGGTGTAAACCACAAGATTGGTGAGGTACACGAAGGTGCCTCTACAATGGACTGGATGGTGCAGGAAGCTGAACGCGGGATAACCATCACGTCAGCTGCAACGACTGTGTTCTGGCCTTACAGAGGAAATAAGTATCAGGTAAACGTAATTGATACCCCCGGGCACGTGGACTTTACCGTAGAGGTAAACCGTTCGCTGCGTGTACTGGACGGATTGGTGTTTTTGTTTTCAGCAGTGGATGGTGTTGAGCCTCAGTCTGAAACGAACTGGCGTTTGGCTAACAACTATGCGGTTCCTCGTATCGGTTTTGTGAATAAAATGGACCGTTCAGGTGCAGACTTCCTTAAAGTAGTTAAGCAGGTTAGAGAGATGCTGGGTAGCCATGCTGTTCCATTGCAATTGCCTATCGGTGCTGAAGATGCTTTTAAAGGAGTAGTTGATCTGATCAATAACCGCGGTATTGTTTGGAATGAGCATGATAAAGGTATGACCTTTACGGAAGTGCCTATTCCTGAAGATATGTTGGATGAGGTTTCGGAATGGCGCGAGAAGCTTCTTGAGGCTGTAGCTGAATATGATGAGTCGTTGATGGAGAAGTTCTTTGACGATCCAAATTCGATTACAGAGCGGGAGATTTTGGATGCTTTGAGACAAGCTACTTTGGACGCGAAGATCGTTCCGATGGTTTGCGGATCTTCGTTCAAAAACAAAGGCGTGCAGACTATGCTTGACCTGGTGATGGAATTATTGCCGTCGCCTCTGGATGTTGAGGGTATTACTGGTACTAACCCGAACACAGGCGAAGAAATTGTACGTCAGCCTAAGATTGAAGAACCATTTTCTGCGCTTGCGTTTAAGATCGCAACAGATCCGTTTGTTGGACGTTTGTGCTTTATCCGGGTTTATTCAGGTAATCTGGAAGCCGGCTCATATGTTTATAACGCTCGTTCTGAGAATAAGGAACGTATTTCGAGGATCTTCCAGATGCATGCCAACAAGCAGAATCCTATTCCGAACGTTGGTGCAGGTGATATCGCAGCGGTTGTTGGTTTCAAGGACATCAAAACCGGAGACACGCTTTGCGATGAGAAGAATCCAATCATTCTTGAGTCGATGGTATTCCCTGAGCCGGTAATTGGTTTAGCTATTGAGCCTAAAACACAGGCAGACGTAGATAAGTTGGGTATCGCTTTGGGTAAACTGGCTGAAGAGGATCCTACATTTAGGGTGGAAACAGATCAGGAAACCGGTCAAACGGTTATTTCCGGTATGGGTGAGCTTCACCTTGACATCCTGATCGACCGTTTAAAGCGTGAGTTTAAGGTAGAGGTAAATCAAGGTGCTCCTCAGGTAGCTTATAAAGAAGCTATTACTGGCTCAACTCAACATCGTGAGACCTATAAGAAGCAAACTGGTGGACGTGGTAAATTTGCGGATATCCAGGTTATTATTTCTCCGATTGATGAAGATTTTGAAAAAGGTGGACTGCAGTTTGTGAACGAAATTGTGGGTGGTGCGATCCCTCGCGAATTCATTCCTTCGGTAGAAAAGGGTTTTGCTGCAGCTATGGTAAATGGCGTTCTTGCAGGATATCCGCTTCCTGATATGAAAGTTCGATTGATCGATGGATCTTTCCACGCAGTCGATTCAGATGCGCTTTCTTTTGAGATTGCTGCTCGTTCAGCTTTCCGCGAGGCGTTACCGAAATGTAAGCCGGTATTGATGGAACCTATCATGAAAATTGAAGTATTGACGCCTGAAGAAAACATGGGTGACGTTATGGGAGACCTTAACCGTCGTCGTGGCCAGCTTCAAGGTATGGATACGCGTAACGGTTCTCAGGTAATTAAGGCATTGGTTCCACTTTCAGAAATGTTTGGTTACGTAACACAGTTGCGTACTATAACTTCAGGACGTGCAACTTCTACAATGGAGTTTGATCATTATGAGCCAGCACCGAAGAACGTACAGGATGAGGTTATTGCAAAGTCTAAAGGTAAGATCAAGTCAATCGATTAA
- the rplP gene encoding 50S ribosomal protein L16: MLQPKRTKFRKMQKGRMKGLATRGAELSFGSFGIKSLEATWITSRQIEAARIAVTRFMKREGQVWIRIFPDKPVTKKPAEVRMGKGKGAPEYWVAVVRPGRIIFEAEGVPLEVAKEAMRLAAQKLPIQTKFVVRRDYVEA, from the coding sequence ATGTTACAGCCAAAGAGAACGAAGTTCAGAAAGATGCAAAAGGGCAGAATGAAAGGTTTAGCAACTCGTGGTGCTGAATTGTCATTCGGATCTTTCGGGATTAAATCTTTAGAAGCGACTTGGATAACAAGCCGTCAGATAGAAGCAGCCCGTATTGCGGTAACTCGTTTCATGAAACGTGAAGGCCAGGTTTGGATTAGGATTTTCCCGGATAAGCCGGTTACTAAGAAGCCAGCTGAAGTACGTATGGGTAAAGGTAAAGGTGCTCCTGAATATTGGGTAGCAGTTGTTAGGCCGGGACGCATCATTTTTGAAGCTGAGGGCGTGCCGTTGGAAGTTGCTAAAGAGGCAATGAGACTTGCGGCTCAAAAACTACCTATCCAAACAAAATTTGTAGTACGTAGAGATTACGTAGAAGCATAG
- the rplX gene encoding 50S ribosomal protein L24, which yields MKNKVTKPKVRIRKGDLVKVIAGDSKGQQGKVLSVDAIKSRVLVEGVNLVSKHTKPNAATPNGGIIKKEATLHISNVALIDPKTGDITRVGRKLNADGKLVRVSKKSGEEIK from the coding sequence ATGAAAAATAAAGTAACTAAACCCAAAGTTAGGATCCGTAAGGGCGACTTAGTAAAGGTTATAGCAGGCGACTCTAAGGGTCAGCAAGGTAAAGTCCTTTCAGTAGATGCAATTAAGAGCAGAGTGCTTGTTGAAGGCGTGAACCTTGTGTCAAAACATACGAAACCTAATGCTGCTACACCTAACGGTGGCATAATTAAAAAGGAAGCTACTCTTCATATTTCCAATGTAGCGCTGATAGATCCTAAAACAGGTGATATTACCCGTGTAGGTAGAAAGCTTAATGCTGATGGAAAGTTAGTTAGGGTTAGTAAAAAATCAGGAGAGGAGAT
- the rplC gene encoding 50S ribosomal protein L3, translating to MSGIIGKKVGMTSIFDADGRNIPCTVIEAGPCVVTQVKTAEKDGYVSVQLGFDEAKEKNTTQPLKGHFAKANTTPKRKLVEFAEFEESLNLGDTVTVNIFNEGDFVDVVGTSKGKGFQGVVKRHGFGGVGGQTHGQHNRMRAPGSLGASSYPSRVFKGMRMAGRTGGDRVKVQNLQVLKVYADQNLVVVSGSVPGAKGSYVILDK from the coding sequence ATGTCAGGTATTATTGGAAAAAAAGTAGGAATGACCAGCATTTTCGACGCCGACGGAAGAAATATTCCGTGTACGGTGATCGAGGCTGGACCTTGTGTAGTGACACAAGTAAAAACCGCAGAGAAAGACGGTTATGTTTCTGTTCAACTAGGCTTTGATGAAGCTAAAGAGAAGAACACCACGCAACCCTTAAAAGGGCACTTTGCAAAAGCAAATACTACACCAAAGCGCAAATTGGTGGAGTTTGCAGAGTTCGAAGAATCATTGAATTTGGGTGATACCGTAACGGTAAACATCTTTAATGAAGGTGATTTTGTAGATGTTGTGGGTACTTCTAAAGGTAAAGGTTTTCAGGGTGTTGTTAAGCGTCACGGCTTTGGCGGTGTAGGTGGACAAACTCATGGTCAGCACAACAGGATGCGTGCGCCAGGTTCACTGGGTGCGTCTTCATATCCGTCGCGTGTATTTAAAGGTATGCGTATGGCCGGAAGAACTGGTGGAGACAGAGTTAAAGTTCAGAACTTGCAGGTTCTGAAAGTGTATGCTGACCAGAATTTAGTTGTAGTAAGCGGGTCAGTACCTGGAGCGAAGGGTTCTTACGTAATCTTAGATAAGTAA
- the rplW gene encoding 50S ribosomal protein L23: MELLRKPILTEKASALTEKSNRFTFKVDHKANKLQIKQVIEKMYGVSVLAVNTMVVDGKVKSRNTKAGLVTGRSPKYKKAIVTLKDGETIDYYANV; the protein is encoded by the coding sequence ATGGAACTTTTAAGAAAACCGATATTAACAGAAAAGGCTTCCGCTTTAACAGAGAAGTCTAACCGCTTTACTTTTAAAGTGGATCACAAGGCAAATAAACTGCAGATCAAGCAGGTTATTGAAAAAATGTATGGCGTAAGCGTGCTTGCGGTAAATACAATGGTTGTAGATGGGAAAGTTAAATCCAGAAATACAAAAGCTGGTTTGGTGACAGGTCGCAGCCCGAAATATAAGAAGGCTATTGTAACGCTGAAAGATGGCGAGACAATAGATTATTACGCTAACGTTTAA
- the rpsL gene encoding 30S ribosomal protein S12, whose amino-acid sequence MPTIQQLVRKGRVALEFKSKSPALDSCPQRRGVCTRVYTTTPKKPNSAMRKVARVRLTNGKEVNAYIPGEGHNLQEHSIVLIRGGRVKDLPGVRYHIIRGALDTSGVAGRNQRRSKYGTKRPKPGQAAAAPAKGKKK is encoded by the coding sequence ATGCCAACCATTCAACAATTAGTTAGAAAAGGTAGAGTAGCACTGGAGTTCAAGAGTAAGTCTCCGGCGTTGGACAGCTGTCCACAGCGAAGAGGTGTATGTACGCGTGTATATACCACTACCCCTAAAAAACCAAACTCAGCAATGCGTAAAGTAGCGCGTGTACGTTTAACCAATGGTAAAGAGGTTAACGCATACATCCCTGGAGAAGGTCACAACCTGCAGGAGCACTCTATCGTATTGATCCGTGGTGGTCGTGTTAAGGATTTACCAGGTGTACGTTATCACATCATCCGTGGCGCCCTTGATACTTCAGGCGTTGCAGGACGTAATCAGCGTCGTTCGAAATATGGTACTAAGCGTCCTAAACCAGGACAGGCAGCTGCAGCACCAGCAAAGGGTAAAAAGAAATAA
- the rpsG gene encoding 30S ribosomal protein S7: MRKSKPKKRIILPDPKFNDVQVTRFVNNMMYDGKKSIAYDIFYDAVELAEKKAGENGLEVWKRALSNVMPSVEVKSRRVGGANFQVPTEVRPDRKVALGMKWLISFARKRGEKTMKEKLAAEIVSAAKGEGAAVKKKEDTHKMAEANKAFSHFRF; encoded by the coding sequence ATGAGAAAGTCAAAACCAAAAAAGAGAATCATCCTTCCTGATCCGAAATTTAATGATGTTCAGGTTACAAGGTTTGTAAATAACATGATGTACGATGGTAAAAAATCCATCGCTTATGATATTTTTTATGATGCAGTTGAACTTGCCGAGAAAAAAGCTGGTGAAAATGGCTTGGAGGTATGGAAGCGTGCATTGTCAAATGTAATGCCTTCAGTTGAAGTTAAATCCCGTCGTGTGGGTGGTGCTAACTTCCAGGTTCCAACAGAAGTAAGACCCGACCGTAAGGTGGCCTTAGGTATGAAATGGTTGATATCTTTTGCACGTAAGCGCGGAGAAAAGACCATGAAGGAAAAACTGGCAGCTGAAATCGTTTCGGCAGCTAAAGGTGAAGGTGCTGCAGTTAAGAAGAAAGAGGATACCCATAAGATGGCAGAGGCCAACAAGGCATTCTCGCATTTCCGTTTTTAA
- a CDS encoding DUF1634 domain-containing protein — protein MMNKDKGDLKSEKDIQLILGTLLRVGVMSSMIIVLIGACIYLFDHSAERIDYGSFNPDKSGLSSVSAILYGLLRLDGSSVIQFGVLLLIFTPVMRVVFSVFSFLIERDYLYVAIGFFVLCVILFSLSNNLVG, from the coding sequence ATGATGAATAAAGATAAAGGAGACTTGAAGAGTGAGAAAGATATTCAGCTGATTCTGGGTACGCTGCTTCGGGTAGGAGTAATGTCGTCTATGATCATTGTACTTATTGGAGCGTGTATTTATCTGTTTGACCATTCAGCAGAACGAATAGATTACGGTAGCTTCAATCCCGACAAATCGGGCTTGTCTTCAGTGTCTGCTATATTGTATGGTTTGCTTCGACTGGACGGTAGTTCAGTCATCCAGTTTGGTGTTTTGCTGCTCATCTTTACCCCGGTTATGCGTGTGGTATTTTCTGTGTTCAGTTTTTTAATTGAGCGCGACTACCTGTATGTTGCTATCGGCTTTTTTGTGTTGTGTGTCATTTTGTTTAGTCTTAGCAATAACTTAGTGGGTTAG
- the rplB gene encoding 50S ribosomal protein L2, with protein MGLRKFKPVTPGTRFRVGASFTEITATKPEKSLVVSSKKSGGRNNTGKMTMRYMGGGHKRSYRLIDFKRDKFDIPATVATIEYDPNRTARIALLNYADGEKRYIIAPEGLQVGQKVVSGDTAAPELGNTLRLANIPLGSIIHNVEIHPGRGAQLARSAGAYAQLAARDGKYATLKMPSGETRLILVTCLATIGTVSNSDHANEVLGKAGRKRWLGRRPRTRPVAMNPVDHPMGGGEGRSSGGQPRSRNGMYAKGFKTRTLKKYSNRFIIEKRKK; from the coding sequence ATGGGCTTAAGAAAATTTAAACCAGTTACTCCGGGTACCCGCTTTAGAGTTGGTGCCAGTTTTACGGAGATTACCGCAACCAAGCCCGAAAAATCATTGGTTGTATCTTCTAAGAAATCGGGAGGACGGAACAATACAGGTAAGATGACGATGCGCTATATGGGCGGTGGTCACAAGAGATCTTATCGTTTAATTGATTTTAAACGTGATAAGTTTGATATTCCTGCTACTGTTGCTACTATTGAATACGATCCTAACCGTACAGCACGTATCGCATTATTAAATTATGCTGATGGTGAGAAGCGTTATATTATTGCACCTGAAGGGCTTCAGGTTGGACAAAAGGTTGTTTCAGGCGATACTGCTGCGCCGGAACTAGGCAATACATTGAGACTTGCCAATATCCCTCTGGGTTCAATTATCCACAACGTGGAAATTCATCCGGGGCGTGGTGCGCAATTGGCACGGAGCGCCGGTGCTTATGCACAGCTGGCTGCACGTGATGGCAAATATGCTACTTTAAAAATGCCGTCTGGTGAAACAAGGTTGATATTGGTAACCTGCCTGGCAACAATTGGAACAGTATCCAATTCGGATCACGCTAATGAAGTATTGGGTAAAGCAGGTCGTAAGCGGTGGTTGGGTCGCAGACCTAGAACACGTCCGGTAGCGATGAACCCAGTGGATCACCCGATGGGTGGTGGTGAAGGACGCTCATCTGGAGGTCAGCCGCGGTCAAGAAATGGCATGTATGCTAAAGGGTTCAAAACCAGGACACTGAAAAAATATTCAAATCGTTTCATCATAGAGAAAAGGAAGAAATAA
- the rpsC gene encoding 30S ribosomal protein S3, with translation MGQKAHPIGNRLGIIKGWDSNWFGGNNYADKLVEDEKIRKYLSARIAKGGVAKVVIERTLKRITVTIHTARPGIVIGKAGQEVDKIKEELKKLTKKEIQINIFEIKRPELDAQLVAEGVAKQLEARISFRRAMKSTIASTMRMGAEGIKIMTSGRLGGAEMARSEQYKEGRIPLHTFRADIDYALAEALTTYGKIGVKVWICKGEVYGKRDLSPNIGAANNAPGKGRPEGGFAGGRDRDHRGGDRRNDKGRGGRGPGQSGPGAGRDNRGGGQNRGPRK, from the coding sequence ATGGGACAAAAAGCACATCCAATAGGTAACAGGTTAGGAATCATCAAAGGTTGGGATTCTAACTGGTTCGGAGGCAACAACTATGCTGATAAATTAGTTGAGGACGAAAAAATAAGAAAATATCTTTCGGCGCGTATCGCAAAAGGCGGGGTAGCTAAAGTAGTTATCGAACGTACGCTTAAGCGCATCACTGTTACAATTCACACGGCGCGTCCAGGTATCGTTATCGGTAAAGCTGGTCAGGAAGTAGATAAAATCAAAGAAGAGTTGAAGAAGCTTACCAAGAAGGAAATTCAAATCAACATCTTTGAAATTAAGCGTCCGGAGCTGGATGCCCAATTGGTTGCAGAAGGCGTAGCAAAGCAGTTGGAGGCCAGGATTTCTTTCCGTAGAGCGATGAAGTCTACTATTGCTTCCACAATGCGTATGGGCGCCGAAGGCATCAAAATTATGACCTCTGGTCGTTTAGGTGGTGCGGAGATGGCGCGTAGCGAACAGTATAAAGAGGGAAGAATTCCTCTGCATACCTTCCGAGCGGATATTGACTATGCTTTGGCCGAGGCTTTAACTACCTACGGTAAGATCGGGGTTAAAGTTTGGATCTGCAAAGGCGAAGTCTATGGAAAACGCGATCTTTCTCCAAACATCGGTGCAGCAAATAATGCTCCTGGTAAGGGCAGACCTGAAGGTGGGTTCGCTGGTGGAAGAGACAGGGATCATCGTGGCGGAGACAGAAGAAACGACAAAGGTCGCGGTGGAAGAGGTCCTGGTCAGTCTGGCCCTGGCGCTGGAAGAGATAACAGAGGCGGAGGTCAAAACAGAGGTCCGCGCAAGTAG
- the rpsQ gene encoding 30S ribosomal protein S17, which translates to MERQLRKTRTGLVVSNKMDKSVVVAVERKVKHPIYGKFVKKTTKFMAHDEKNDCGIGDTVLIMETRPLSKNKNWRLVQILERAK; encoded by the coding sequence ATGGAAAGACAATTAAGAAAAACAAGAACCGGGTTGGTAGTGAGCAATAAGATGGATAAGTCTGTTGTTGTAGCTGTTGAACGTAAAGTTAAGCACCCGATCTATGGTAAGTTTGTTAAGAAAACTACCAAATTTATGGCTCATGACGAGAAGAATGATTGCGGAATCGGAGATACTGTATTGATCATGGAAACCCGTCCGCTGAGTAAAAACAAGAACTGGAGATTGGTACAAATTTTAGAGAGGGCTAAATAA
- the rpsJ gene encoding 30S ribosomal protein S10, translating to MSQRIRIKLKSYDYNLVDKSAEKIVKTVKPTGAVVSGPIPLPTEKKVFTVLRSPHVNKKAREQFQLCAYKRLLDIYSSNSKTVDALMKLELPSGVEVEIKV from the coding sequence ATGAGCCAAAGAATTAGAATTAAATTAAAATCTTACGATTACAATCTGGTAGATAAGTCTGCTGAGAAAATCGTGAAGACTGTGAAGCCTACAGGCGCAGTTGTAAGCGGACCGATTCCGTTGCCTACAGAGAAAAAAGTGTTTACTGTGCTGCGTTCACCACACGTGAATAAAAAAGCCCGTGAGCAGTTTCAACTTTGTGCCTATAAGCGTTTGCTGGATATCTACAGCTCTAACTCAAAAACCGTAGATGCGTTGATGAAACTAGAGTTGCCTAGCGGCGTTGAGGTTGAAATCAAGGTGTAA
- the rplV gene encoding 50S ribosomal protein L22, translating into MEAVAKLNNCPTSPRKMRLVVDLIRGEGVEKALHILKFTNKEAALKVEKLLLSAIKNWESKNEGSRPEESQLYVKTIMVGGGRQLKRLRPAPQGRGYRIRKRSNHVTLIVDSKNVETQTN; encoded by the coding sequence ATGGAAGCAGTAGCGAAATTAAACAATTGTCCAACCTCACCACGTAAAATGCGTTTGGTTGTAGATCTTATCAGAGGAGAGGGCGTTGAGAAAGCTTTACATATATTAAAGTTTACCAATAAGGAAGCAGCATTGAAGGTTGAAAAATTACTATTGTCTGCAATCAAGAACTGGGAATCCAAGAATGAAGGTTCTCGCCCTGAAGAAAGCCAATTATACGTGAAAACTATAATGGTTGGCGGCGGTCGTCAGTTGAAAAGGTTAAGGCCGGCCCCTCAAGGACGTGGTTATAGAATACGTAAGCGTTCTAATCACGTAACTTTGATCGTAGATAGTAAAAACGTTGAAACTCAAACTAATTAA
- the rplN gene encoding 50S ribosomal protein L14 translates to MVQQESRLNVADNSGAKEVLVIRVLGGTGKRYASIGDKIVVTVKSALPSGNIKKGTVSKAVVVRTKKEIRRKDGSYIRFDDNAAVLLNAQDEPRGTRIFGPVARELREKQFMKIVSLAPEVL, encoded by the coding sequence ATGGTACAACAGGAATCAAGATTAAATGTAGCCGATAATAGCGGTGCAAAGGAAGTGTTGGTAATCCGTGTACTGGGTGGTACCGGAAAACGCTATGCTTCGATTGGTGATAAAATTGTTGTTACCGTAAAAAGCGCGTTGCCTTCAGGAAACATTAAGAAGGGGACAGTTTCTAAAGCAGTTGTTGTTAGAACAAAGAAAGAAATCAGACGTAAGGACGGTTCGTATATCCGCTTTGATGACAATGCCGCAGTATTGCTAAACGCACAGGACGAGCCGCGTGGAACACGTATTTTTGGTCCGGTTGCGAGAGAATTGCGTGAAAAGCAGTTTATGAAGATTGTATCATTAGCACCGGAGGTATTATAA